The genomic window TTTGGAGggatgggtttattttgtttattttttgtttgttctttaagGATGAGGGAAACTTGGGCATAAAGGTAGTAAGAGAAGGACCCAGTCAatggggagagattgaagatCAGAGCAGGGGGCAAAATAGGGGATATAGTGCATGGACAAAGATGGAAGGGGCTTTGCACTAGCTGGCCCACATGATGGAAAGTTTGCAGTATACTCCTTTACCTCCCCCTCCTAGAACCCATAGTCCCCGCCATGGCTCCCCCAAATGCCACCTTTCATcaggcctttcctgatttctccagtttttttctctcccccttgcGTAACCCCCACGCCATTATTTCCAATAATTTTATCTAGCTCTTGGATCTTAGTCATCAGGGAGCATGGTATATTCTCACATCTCTCCCTGTCCTCCTTCCAGGagaaagtaagctccttaaggCAAGAACTGTCCCTCTTTTGAACCCATATGttcagtgcctgacatatagccAGTGCTTTATGAGTATCTTATCATTGAGTTGTTGGTGAGAATCAGAGCCAAAAGAGCGGCACCCTCATCATTGGTCCCTTCCCCTTTGAAGGATGGAAGAAGTTGTTGGCTGCTCAACTTTGACAAAGAAGGAGCTTCTTTCTGGCAGGCATCCAGGTGGCTCACTTGCCTTCTTTTGGCAAAAAGCCTTCTCTGTGGTGGCCCCCAGAGTTCTTCCTTTTCACAATGGTGCAAcctattttttctccctcccacctcttgaCTTATCCAAGGATCTCCTTTGCCTTTTCAgcatcattttctcctttgttttcctATTAAAACCCTACTTCCATCTTCCAAAACTTCATTCTCTAAGCTAATCAAGAGGGTACATGAAGAGCCATTGGGGTACTTGACTCTTTCttctaggagagagagagagagagagagagagagagagagagagagagagagagagagagagagagagagagagagagagagagagagagagagagagagagagaataagagagagaaagagagagagagagaataagagagagagagaataagagagagagagaaagagagagagagagaataagagagagagacagagagacagagagacagagagatcaggCATTCAGCTCTGGCAGGAACTCAAACAAAGCAGACTCCATGCAAGTCATCGTCAGGTTCTACCTGCTAACGATGAGATTCTCAGTCTTCTTCTCTTCCATCATATTGGTAGATCTGGAAGATGATTTTTGAGACTCGACCACTCTTGTTAACTTCCTTTCTCAGCCTTGGAGTAACCGTGCCCCAGACAGGATTGCCACAAAGGGTTCCGTTTTCAGCAGAAGCATTGACACCTCCCCAATCCCTAGTCTCTACAAATCAGGGCACAAGTTACATTTGGTTGCCCATCTAGACTTGAGAAGGTCTccataatgcagattaaattgtAAAATGTGTGCATAATTTTTTCCCAGAGAGCCTGgtggttaaacatttaccagcccTCCCCAGTTTTGCTCTATAAACATTGCTTGACCTTAGCAGGAGTGCAGTAGAAAGGAGTAGTCAGTCCTCACCTGGCTTCTCTATGGAATAATAAGAACTGGAATTTGGACAGCACCTATGAGGTCTACAGAAATGGTTTGCATCCATTATCTCCACTGAGCCTTACAACACCCCTGGCAAGTATAGTGAGTGTTTTTTAATTAAAGCTACTGAACAAATCCTACTTGTAGTTGAATATGGTTGCTAGTGCCTCTTTGTTATAAGCCATATCTTGTCTCTGTTCATTCCGTATTTCGGAGGCTTCCATGGGGCACTTGTTTTCCTTGGGCATATTTTGGGAGATGAACAGTAAGGCGAAGCTCACTCGGTAAAATAAAGCTCTCGTCACACTGGCCCAAAGGGATGCCCCTTATCGACGTGTTCTCAATGACTTCTTGACGTGGATAACTCAGAAGCCCTCCTCACTGGTGGGatgcttccctctccctcctgacGATTGTCTCCACCGAGGCTCCCAAGAGATCAGGAATGTGCTCCATGTTTCAGGGACTGGTGACCTTCAAAGATGTGTCTGTGGACTTCTCCCGATCCGAGTGGAAACACCTCGTACCTGCCCAGAAGGCTCTGTACCGGGATGTGATGCTGGAGAACTATAAGAACCTGGTGTCGCTGGGTAAGATCAGCTTTCTCCTGGGATTCTGGAATTTCTGTCCTACTTTCTCCTCGTTTCCTAAGGGCTGGGGTTGGGgactgagggagagggagaagggctGAGTCTTGGCTTTGTGTGCAGGGTGAATCAAGAATCTATATAATGGAGGTCagtagaggcaggaggtcctgggttccaatttgacctctgatgcttcctagctgtgtgatcctggacaagtcactctttgcctagcctttaccactctttttacctcggaactaatatatagtattgcttctgagatggaagataacggttcaaaaagaaacaaagaaactttaaaattccCCCGTCTCAGGAGAGTGGGTTAAAATGAACCAGTTTTCCTTCAGCCCCAATCAACTTGGTGACCcatcccctctccccaaccccattTTCTGGGAATATACTCTGGAGTTTTCTTCAGGTCTGGTCCTTTGTGTAGCTCCTTGGAGCTTCCTGTTGTGCCCTCAAGTCCTCATTTtactacagaaaaataaaagacaggcTCTCTTTCTCTATAACCTTTCTACTGATTTCCCTGCTAACAGGGCTTCAAACTATTAAGCCAGATGTGATCTCCCGGCTGGAGCAAGGGGAAGTACCATGGATTCCAACAAGCCATGTCCCAAAAGGTGGGTGAATGAGTGAGAACAGGCAAGCACTTTGCATATTCCTTCACCCAGCAATATCATTGAGTTAGaacccaaaaagatcaaaggaaaaggacctgtttgtacacaaatattgattgtagctcttttcatggtggcaagaattggaaattgatgatTGATCACCTGGTTTAATGGGGATACAACTGGGGATCTAGACTCTTAAGTGAACACTAtcgcaaatattaataatatggaaataggtctggatcaatgacacgtgtaaaacccagtggaattgctcattggctatgggaggaggggagggaaagaacatgaatcatggaaccatggggaaaatattctaaattaattaaataaataaatatttaaaaaagaattggaaattgaggggatgcccatctatTGGGACAAGTTGTATtcatatatgatggtgatggaatactgctgttcTGTAAAAAACGTTTGTGGGGAGGTTTCAGAAAAACCAGAAGAGctatatgagctgatgcaaagtaaagtgagtagaatcCAGAGATCTTTGTACAGAGTAACGGCAGTGTTATAATGATGAAtgactatgaaagacttagctattctgatcaatacagcAATCCTagaaaattccaaagaactcatgctgtccacctccagagagagaactgatgaactctatcTATTTTGGACAAGGCTCCTAAAATGGATAATGGGGGATGCTATTTAGTTTTACCTAGATTTTAACATAACATAGCATTTGATGAAGTATCTAGGTGGTGGTCCAATCAAGTGGGCAAAGGGCTGATTGAAAGACCAAAATCCACGAGAGTCTCTCCCTCTGACTTCCCTGACAAAATCCTATTCTTCATCCCCATCATGACCCTTCAGTTCTCTCCCAGATCATTTCCCCAACACTAATGACTTTGTCCTTTTTCCCATCTTGATTCCTGGATGAACCAATTAAAATCTACACTGTCTTTGTCCCTTGAATTCCTAGtagagaaggagagatggaagatTAGAAATGGGAGGATGCTTTCATATAAAATCTGCACTCAGATTATTGGGTTAGGGTAATATCCTGCAAATGCCTTCTTAAAGAGTTTTGAAATTGTCATATAACATGAGAAAAGGAGGGCCTTAATTGGGAGCTGGAAAATGCTATGATGGAATGGACATCACAGGAAGAAAAATCTGGCATCTGAGTGCAGAGGAAGGGAATAATCTTGGGCAGGGTACTAGTTTGTTCCCTGGTTCAAAATGATGgccagatttctttctttttttgttccattTTATGACACTTCATCCAGAGTATCTTCAGTTTGCTTCAGTAAACAGTTATTAGGTgcttactatgtcccaggcattgtgctaagtgcctcttatatataatatatatattattatatatatatgtatatatatataataatatatatatatataatatatatattatataataaagagAGCCTCTAgccttgaggagctcacaatctaataggtctttaatatccagaataaatctatttcctcattcGGTAAATGTAGACATTTTCCCCAACATAGCAAATGATGATTTGTTAATAATATCTACAAGTACTTGCAGGAAGcaggaaattaattcatttattcccaGACACTTAGATGCTGCTGCTACTATCTGCTCATGTATGTAACTTTTCTTAAAAatgtgtttaattaattaatttagaatatttttccatggttacatgatttacgttcttttccttcctctcctccctcctccatacctccttccccctcccatagccaataaacagttccactgggttttacatgtttcattgatcaagacctatttccatattattaatatttgcaattgttaaatttaaatcaaagtccaATAATTCCAcgtattatgttttataagatttattagtaatcccttgaaagtagaagaaataaaaaatagaagtacaGAGTTTAAGTATGACCATGTGAGCAAACTTTTCCTGCCAAGCTCTCCCCCCACCACAGCCTCCACAGCCTCattctgggaagaagagagagaggagctaCACCCACACCTTTATCTTGAAAGTGTAAGCATATAACGTGAGAATgaaaatgggaagctgggaaagagagttctggggagaaaattctaatcacacacaatagagtgatcatttaaagtctatatccccaatcatatccccattgacccatgtgatcaagcaaatgtttttcttctgtgtttctactcccacagttctttctctggatttggatagcattctttctcataagtccctcagaattgtcctgtattgttgcattgctgctagtagagaagtccattacattggattgtgccacagtgtatcagttgctgtgtacaatgttcccctggttctgctcctttcactctgcatcaattcctggtggtctttccagttcacatggaattcctccagttcatcattcctttcagcacaatagtattccatcaccaacaggtgccacaatttgttcagccattccccaattgaagggcatcccctcattttccaatttttgccaccacaaagagcgtagctatgaatattcttgtacaggtgttttcctttattatctctggggtacaaacccagcagtgctatggctggatcaaagggcagacagtctttttacCCTTTATACCCTtataccctttgggcatagttccaaattgctttccagaatggttggatcaattcacaactccaccagcaatgcattagtgtcccaattttgccccatcccctccaacatttattaatttcctttgctgtcatattggccaacctgctaggtttgaggtggtacctcagagttgttttaatttgtatttctctaattataagagatttagaacactttttcatgtgcttatttatagttttgatttctttatctgaaaataatggcttgattttttgtacaaatgatttagctccttataaatctgagtgattaggtctttgtcagaggtttttgttataaagatttttttctcaatttgttgcttcccttctaattttggttttgtttgtacaaaaactttaatttaatataatcaaaattattcattttatattttgtgatattctctgtctcttgcttgaccttaaattatttcctttcccatagctctgataggtatactagtctatgttcacccaatttacttatagtttccttctttatatttaggtcatttacccattctgaatttatcttggtataggatatgTAATCCTTCTAATGTTTATCCAGATTGAGCAGCATTTTCCTTAATGAAAGAGATAGATAATACATATACTATGAAGCATTTCCCTTAGCCCACCATAACAAGTAGATATTCATgctgtttttgaatttttttcagattCCTCTCATCACAAGACTATCAGTAGAACCAAAAAGTCAGCTCCAAAGCAGGATCTCTCTGTGAGAGAATCCTCTAAGAAAAGAGTGACAAAAGATGACTCGCAAAAGGATTCAAAGCTTAGGAAAGTTTCAGGAGGCAATAGCAAAGCAGAGATTAAgaaagaaaagccaggaaaacaatCCAAGAATGAAGCACTTAGTCACCAACAAAAGCACCAAGCACCAAAAATCACCAATGAGTCAAAGGCCCATAAATGCAATACATTTGACAGAAAATGCAGCCCAGTTTCAATACCTACTTCACGGCAGTCAGTTCCTACAGCAACAAGTGTCCATAAATGTCATATAGCTAGAGAAAGCTTCTTCAAACAGCTTTCTGAACTAATTAAACATAGCAAAATCTCatttgggaaaaatatttgtaagtaTAATAACAATAAGCAACCTTTTGGTAGCCACACAGAATCTACTAAAAAGCCTGAAAAACGTAATGAAGAGAAACTTGGTAAAGATAAATGTGGGAAGGACAACATGCCCAGGAAACCCCATACTGAACATCAGAAAAGTCACACTAAAAATAAACGCAATAGATGTAACGAATGTGGGAAAACCTTCACACGAAGCACAGGACTTTCTGAACACAAGAAAATTCATAGTGGAGAGAAACCCTTTGTGTGTGATCAGTGTGGGAGAGCCTTCACAGCAAAGGGAAGACTTAATGAACATCAGAAAGTTCACACAGGAAAGAAGCCTTATAAATGtcatgaatgtgggaaagcctttgcTATAAGAGGGCGGCTTAACGAACACCAGAAAGTTCATACAGGAGAGAAGCCCTatgagtgtaatgaatgtggaaaggctttcatccAGAAGGGTACACTTCTTGAACATCAGAAtgtccacactggagagaaaccctatgaatgtaaacagtgtgggaaagccttcagacAGAGGGGACAACTTTATGAACATCAaaaaattcatactggagagaaaccttataaatgtaatgaatgtgggaaagctttcttAGGAAAGGGACGACTCACAGATCATAAGAAAATCCATTTAAGAGAGAAACCCCACACatgtagtgaatgtgggaaagGCTTCGTCCAAAGGTCACACCTTTTTGACCATCAAAaaattcatacaggagagaaaccttataaatgtaatcacTGTGGGAAAGCTTTTATAAAGAAGGCACTACTCATTGGGCATCAGAAAATTCACACTGGAgtgaaaccttatgaatgtgaaTATTGTGGAAAAGCCTTCACACTGAAAGCACGACTGAATGAGCATCtgaaaattcatactggagagagaccttatgaatgtGATCAGTGTGGGAAAGGCTTCATAGTGAAGGCACGACTTATTGAGCATCtgaaaattcatactggagaaaaaccttttaAGTGTGCTGAATGTGGGAAATCCTTCACACAGAGTGGACAACTTACtgaacatcagaaaattcattctGGATTAAAGCCTTTCAAATGTAATCactgtgggaaagccttcacaCATAAAGGACGACTTGGtgaacatcagaaaattcatactggagagaaaccctttgaatgTAGTCAGTGTGGCAAAGCCTTCACACAGAGTGGACAACTTAATGAACATaagaaaattcatactggagagaaaccctttgaatgTAGTCAGTGTGGCAAAGCCTTTACTCGAAAGGAAAGACTTAGtgaacatcaaagaattcatactggagtgATACCCTAtgaatgtagtgaatgtgggaaagcctttacaCGGAAGGAAAGACTAAGTGAACATCAGCGAATTCATACTGGAGCAAAACCCTTTGAATGTAGTGAATGTGGAAAAACCTTCAGTCGTAGGACATCCCTTTTCTATCACCAGAAGACTCATCGTAAATAAAAACGTTACTAATGTGAGAAAATCTTTGGCCATAGGATATCCCATGTCATCAGAGAAgtcttactaaaaaaaaaaaaaggcctaagTATAATGAATGTGGGAGATCCCTCAAAACTTAAGAAACATAAAATAAGTTGTAACAGAGAATCTATGAATTAAGacatatgaaatataattttatcatcAAAGAATTCACACTGAAAAGAAACCAAATGGATATAATGGATATGGTAAAGCATTTAGCAACAATTCAAACCTTAAGAGCCATCAAAAAaactataatgaaaagaaatctaTGAATACAGTAAATGAAAGTCATTGGCAACAACTTTAGTGGTAGAAATTATCTGTGAATTCATCCATTCATACAAAAAACGAGTGCTATGAATATGTGATACCCTTCAAACAAATGATGGCTtattaaatattagaaaattcaTGCTGGAGAAAAACCCTATAGACATAATGGTTTCCTAATTTTGTGCTACTCTTGCAACCCTGGTATGAATCCAATTAGAACATAATGAGTAGTTTTTTCAGTATATAGTTACAGCCTCtgttaaatgttatttaattattttgcatcaatatagtactttttatttttctttctctgcttaaTCCCTTCCTGGTTTGGGTATCAGAACCatttttgcttcataaaatgAGATTGTTAGAGTGCCTTCTTTATTATTGAGAAAAGTTTTTTAATTGCTCCTTAATTTTTCTTAGAATTTATCTACTATCCATTTGAACCAAGAATTTTCATTTGGTATGTCATTTATGGCTCATTCACCTTCACTTTGTAGGACTGAGTTATCTGGagtctcttttttgtttgttttggtaatgtgattaatttatatttctgtaggTGATCCATTTTAATTCTTGATTTTTCCAGCATATTTATTATGTTTGGTTGTTTATGATAATGTTTTATCTGTTCATTATAAATTCACATTGGTTATTCTCATTTTGAAcatttgattttcctctcttttttgtcAATATATTTAATGGCTTAATTGCTAATATTTGTtctgatttgtgatttcattagtatgggAAACTCCCAATATAAAAACTCTTTCTACCACTGCAAATCAGCAAACTTTCTGTAGATTACAATCTTCAAGTGGCTTAGAGTCTTGAAGAGGTTACAtttcttgtccaagatcatataaaCAGTGTGTACCAGGAGGCAAAtgttgaacccagctcttcctgctCCAGCCTTTTGTTCTAGCTGCATTTTTGgttctgttatttttctttcattggaAAACATCTCTAATTACTTTAGTGCATTCTCATGTGGCATTAAAATTGAGACCTTTCATCATCTTGGTTGTTTTCCtctacatattatattatttcttcctctttgcaCAGTTACTTACTTTTTAGCATTATTGTAAACCTCTAATACTAATCATTTTTTCTGTATCATCATACATGGCTATTCATTTCTACACTTTTTAGTGTAAGAGTTGTGTCTGGGCACTTTTCttactctttcctcttctgtcttcaGATGAACCTCCTTGGTATCAGATAAAGATTTCCCCAAAAATATGTTCTTGAAGACCCTGGTATTAGTCCTTACTAGATGCAGTCAGTCTTTCATTTCTGCATCTTGAATCATGATATCAAAAGTCAAACTCCATTGCTGATCATTGTCTATAGTCTCCTTTCTCTACCATAGCAGTCTTCATTTGGAAGtagcaaaggaaaaggaaaaaaataataaagtaaaaaaaccacaacaaaaccCTTCTCCCCATAGTACATTTCAACAAATAACTTAGTAAAAccatacatttattaagggcctacatGGACCAAAaggtaaacaaataaatatttgatgcaaGTTCTATACTCAAAGAGgctataatctaatgggggaaggttGGGTATTTACCAATAACAATGAAAGAGGGCAAATGAGAGGTCTAGACAAAGTATTAAGAGAGCTTGAAGGAGAGATCACTTTCACCCTAATGACAAAGAACAATCAAAGAAGGCTTCACTAGGGGGTAACTAGGTAGTGCAGTTGATAATGTGCTGAGCCCCAAAGGcaggaagacttaaatttaaATCTTGCCTTAAGACACCATctgtgttaccttggacaagtcactcaacttgtctgcctcagtttcctcaactgtaaaatggggatcataatagcacctacctcacagggttgttgtgaggttcatataaaataatatttgtaaagtactttgcaaaccttaaaatatgatataagttCTAGTTGTCATGTTTCATAGAGGAGGAGGTATCTgaattgagccttgaagaaaaGTGGTACTTAAAGAGTTGGACATCAGTGGGGACAAGGAACAAGTTCATTCCCTGGACGAGAATCAAGTCATGAAGATGCAAAAGTACAAAATGAGAATGGGGCCTGAAACTTAATTCAGCTTGGTGGGGATATAAGGTGCAAAAAGGGGGACAGGATGAAATAGGACTGGACGAGCAGGTTAGAACCTGATTGTAAGTTACCTTGAATACCAGAATCAACAATTCAGCAAATAGTGGGCAATCACTGAAAGCTTTTGAGTAGAAGTCAGATCACCTCTGTCTTTATTATTTATGCAACAAGGTAGACAATTACTTGGTGAAGAAGTAGCCAAGAATCAGGATGACCAGTTGGGAAGTGACTAGAGTTTTCTAAAAAGGAGAGCAGCCACCTGAGATGCGACAGATTattggcacagtggaaagagaatgGCTTTGGTGATTCCCATGCAGCTTCTCAACCAGAAGGCTGGAGAATAGGAATCCAAGCCACTTGGACTCATTACTGTGCAATAGTTGCAAGAGCAGATTGTAGAGTTCAAAGAAGATGCTCTGACAGAGATGGCAAAGGAATCAAGTTCTACAATGAGGTCACTTGGGCAGAACTTGTCAGCAGCTGTGTTGTAGGAGATGGTTATTGAGGTGGATATTGACATAATCACAATTAATTtgtgttttaaatttttcttatgaatttaaatatcaacaaaatatttcaatagCTAAAAAAGATAATCCTATATGAAACTGTGTATTCCTACGTATACTTTGTTTATCATGAGCTCTGTAGAATTTCTGATAATgatggaagagaaaaatggaaaaaaattagaggaacattCAGGTATTTCATCAGGAAAAGAAGGGCTAACTGGTACAGCAAAACCTGATCATATAGTACCAAACCTTAGAAAGAAGTGAATACTGTGATGAAAGGCTCCAAGAAGCAAATGTGGACCATGTTGGTCAAGTAAATCATGAAGAATTTCTACGACAATGGCAACAAAATGAAGACATTGTAAGGAACATGCTAAATTTCTTGTATGGAATTGTTTATTTGTCTTTTCTCTGTGAGTTATCTGTAAAAGGTTCCCCCCATCTAAATTCAAAATAATGTGTATATGTAGTAATTAAGACTTTGTTCCTCAGTTGTCTCCTTTCTTCTTGTTACTGTCACTGACTTGATATCTTATTTGGGAAAACTGGTCAAGTAAATGTTGCTTTGGCTTACTCTGCCTTTGTTAAAGCCCTTCTGTACAGCCTAACTTAGATGGAGTCATCTGAATAATACCCTTATTTCTTTTCCAAGGTAAtgagtcaagaagcatttattaaggaggCAAgtaggtagctaagtggattgagaaagTTTGGctgagactggaggtcctgagttcaaatctagttttcctaggtgtgtgaccctggttaagtcatttcaccccagttacctagcctttactgctcttctacttgggaatcaatacttagtattcattctaagaccaaaggcaatttttgtttttgttttttaagagagagaacATGATGCCTGGAATCAAAggatcagaatttgaatctaggttccaCCATTAACTAAGCATCCCTCAAAAGTAAAGATGATCCCTCAGGGAGAAATCCTGCTCTACAATAGGCAATACAggagacatttattaagttcctactgtgtgctaagtgctagggatataaatgagaaggaaaggcagctcctgtcctgaaggagcttacaatggggaagacaatatacaaGAGGAAGGTAAAAAGCAGGAGAAGGAAAGTACCCAGCCTAGAGGTAGGATGATGGTCCATTAGAATCCAGAGGG from Monodelphis domestica isolate mMonDom1 chromosome 4, mMonDom1.pri, whole genome shotgun sequence includes these protein-coding regions:
- the LOC100029091 gene encoding zinc finger protein 260-like, with the translated sequence MASKSVPRMKTHKEKAPYPQDHHKQEDKKKKGHKRRAAAAIQLARIQGLVTFKDVSVDFSRSEWKHLVPAQKALYRDVMLENYKNLVSLGLQTIKPDVISRLEQGEVPWIPTSHVPKDSSHHKTISRTKKSAPKQDLSVRESSKKRVTKDDSQKDSKLRKVSGGNSKAEIKKEKPGKQSKNEALSHQQKHQAPKITNESKAHKCNTFDRKCSPVSIPTSRQSVPTATSVHKCHIARESFFKQLSELIKHSKISFGKNICKYNNNKQPFGSHTESTKKPEKRNEEKLGKDKCGKDNMPRKPHTEHQKSHTKNKRNRCNECGKTFTRSTGLSEHKKIHSGEKPFVCDQCGRAFTAKGRLNEHQKVHTGKKPYKCHECGKAFAIRGRLNEHQKVHTGEKPYECNECGKAFIQKGTLLEHQNVHTGEKPYECKQCGKAFRQRGQLYEHQKIHTGEKPYKCNECGKAFLGKGRLTDHKKIHLREKPHTCSECGKGFVQRSHLFDHQKIHTGEKPYKCNHCGKAFIKKALLIGHQKIHTGVKPYECEYCGKAFTLKARLNEHLKIHTGERPYECDQCGKGFIVKARLIEHLKIHTGEKPFKCAECGKSFTQSGQLTEHQKIHSGLKPFKCNHCGKAFTHKGRLGEHQKIHTGEKPFECSQCGKAFTQSGQLNEHKKIHTGEKPFECSQCGKAFTRKERLSEHQRIHTGVIPYECSECGKAFTRKERLSEHQRIHTGAKPFECSECGKTFSRRTSLFYHQKTHRK